GCGGCTCAATTGCAGGAAAGTCTGGAAAGCAGTACGGTAACGGACAGCAAAATGATCAATGATATCCTCCAGCAGCATGTTGATAAGCTACTCGCATTGGCAAGCTCACCCACTATTTTAGGGAATGACTGGGAAGTCGCAAAACAATATCTGTTAGATGAAGGAAGACGCTTGCTAAAAGAAGACAGTAATTTATTCAGTATGATTTCGATGTCCGATTTAAACGGCACGTCGTTTATCGCGGATGGCAGCAGTGTGTCAATAACCGAACGTGATTATTACCAGGCGATAACCGGCGGAAAAGATTTGTTTTTTTCATCGCCAAAGATTGGCAAAAACGACGGTAAGCTGTCAGTGTCTGTAGCGGTTCCTGTTAAAAAGGACGGCAGGCTGTTCCGCGTCCTTTTTGGCGTGATGGATCTGGATAAGCTTTCCAAAGAGGTTGTATTGATGAAGCACGGAAATAACGGGCGGGCCTTCATGATTGACGCCAATTGCGTATGCATCGCTCACCCGAACAAGGACCTGCTGAACCAGGATTTGTCCAAGGAAAGCAGTGCCGTGTCGGCGCAAATGGCTGAAATAATCCGTGGAATGCCGGTTACAAAAGCAGGGAACGCGGAGTATTCTTTCATGGGAGTTGGCTCGATCCTTTATTACCAGCAAGTACCTATCACCAACTGGTTCCTGGCCGTCGTCGCGGACCGTCATGAAGTATTTGGCACTATTGACGCCCTGACCAGAAACATTACTATTATCATTGTGATCACTTCCCTGTTGTTGTTGGCGTTAGGCTGGTTTATGACCGAAAAGACAATCCGGCCGATCAACGACCTGGTAGCAGCCACTAACAGGCTGGCACAGGGAGATCTGAACACGGAGGTAGCGGTTGACACTAATGATGAAATCGGCCATCTAGCCGGATCTTTTGAAGGAATGCGCAAGGATTTAAAAGAAGTCCTCGGCAAAACCGCCCAAGCCAGCAATCAGGTATCCAACACCGCTAAAACGTTGGCTTTCCAGGCTGATCAAACTGCCGCCGCAGCTACGACAAACGCCAGCACAGTTGGCGAAATTTCCGCCACGGTGGAAAATGTGGTTGAAAACATTAAAGAAGTTTCCGAGCAGGCTGATGAAGCCAGCCGCCAGGCAGGCCAGGGTCAGCAGAGCATCGATACGGTGATTAGCGCCATGCAGGAAATGAAACAATCCGCGAACGAAATGTCAACCTCTATGAGCACGTTGAACCAGGCTGTGGGCAACGTGGGACAATTTGTGGAAACTATCAACGCGATTGCCGGACAAACCAATTTACTGGCGCTAAACGCAGCCATCGAAGCGGCAAGAGCCGGGGAAGCGGGCATGGGTTTCGCTGTCGTCGCGGATGAAGTGCGCAAACTGGCCGAAAGTTCCGCCCAATCAGCGGGAGAAATAAGCCGGATCATCAGCGAGGTGCAGCAACAATCGAAGCGAGCCGCCGCTGACATGGAAAAGAGCAAAGAGAATGTGGAACGCGGCGATCAGGTAGTGAAAGAAGTCAGTCAAACGTTGGTCTCAGTAATCAGGCTGGTGCAAGATTTTAATTTGAAAGCGCAGGATGTGGCTGCTGCCGCCGGGCAGGTGAGCAGAGCGATACAGGATGTGGCCGCTACCACCGAAGAACAAACAGCGGCAATGGAAGAGGTCTCAGCCGCAGCCGCCGAGTTGAACAACATCGCGGCGGAAATGGAAGAAGCGATGAAAAAATTCAACAGGTAGCAAATCTAACAAATCAGCGCCGGTGTTTCACGCCGGCTTTTTCATTTTCATGAAATTATGAATGGGGCCGAACATGAGCCGCGTT
This sequence is a window from Pelotomaculum isophthalicicum JI. Protein-coding genes within it:
- a CDS encoding methyl-accepting chemotaxis protein; amino-acid sequence: MFNSVKSKILALLLLAVVTLVVTNVIALVTARNNQAAQLQESLESSTVTDSKMINDILQQHVDKLLALASSPTILGNDWEVAKQYLLDEGRRLLKEDSNLFSMISMSDLNGTSFIADGSSVSITERDYYQAITGGKDLFFSSPKIGKNDGKLSVSVAVPVKKDGRLFRVLFGVMDLDKLSKEVVLMKHGNNGRAFMIDANCVCIAHPNKDLLNQDLSKESSAVSAQMAEIIRGMPVTKAGNAEYSFMGVGSILYYQQVPITNWFLAVVADRHEVFGTIDALTRNITIIIVITSLLLLALGWFMTEKTIRPINDLVAATNRLAQGDLNTEVAVDTNDEIGHLAGSFEGMRKDLKEVLGKTAQASNQVSNTAKTLAFQADQTAAAATTNASTVGEISATVENVVENIKEVSEQADEASRQAGQGQQSIDTVISAMQEMKQSANEMSTSMSTLNQAVGNVGQFVETINAIAGQTNLLALNAAIEAARAGEAGMGFAVVADEVRKLAESSAQSAGEISRIISEVQQQSKRAAADMEKSKENVERGDQVVKEVSQTLVSVIRLVQDFNLKAQDVAAAAGQVSRAIQDVAATTEEQTAAMEEVSAAAAELNNIAAEMEEAMKKFNR